In Hydractinia symbiolongicarpus strain clone_291-10 chromosome 13, HSymV2.1, whole genome shotgun sequence, a single genomic region encodes these proteins:
- the LOC130622970 gene encoding tetratricopeptide repeat protein 28-like isoform X2, which yields MYQNKLNYYKKIHSPRPRTPRSANRRRSREQTEFIRTKIQNANEACQSGEFKAAVELFTEIIAMEPNNSILYCNRSAAYVRMSEYKLALNDALKTIELDPEWHKGHYRQAIALQYMGRYPEALASYASALAHDEKSQQLLQALVEAALKSHIQATLEPLFEQLDKLEITGKPFATVALIGQELLSANEIQPAITVLESSLHLGTDDLSLKDSVYSALSSAYWKVGNVKRALHYMHQDLLIVEGQNDNAGTCRVHGNLGSTYYSQNQYTEALHHHQMQLEVASKMKDRAAAAQALTSLGHVYVSMGEYENALASHKRCALLRQQINDNLSESRELENVGTVYALMEDFENATQCQEESLRVARTLKNPVEVCRAMATLGSLYQNNRKYENAVKIFQEMLNIAQEIADAHIQCRALSGLGNAFRMQNNIAAAERCHEQQLKIAIDIKDRTMESRAQCNLGVTYQHKGEYEKALEFHKAHLSSCRKLADKEGESRAYGNIGNAYQSLGQFERAIKYHKLGLSAVRDLKDQLSEATLHGNLAVAFQSLKLNDEALEHYKEHLTIAKDVNDLRSECIAESNLGNFFSTSNKFEDAVHHFENYLSVAEKLQDKQEMCKASHNLAYAYYQLQNYNDSIEYYEQNISLAYDLDDRESLQMAYCNLGLAYLAMNDYEKAVRCQKLFLASAREKKNILSVCKALGNLGTIYIKMGDTEEGLNFFYEQVQSADKSNLSYLQADCYHRLAKVLEDDQKYDEAIIKYERELSYRRQLKKEIIPFCNAVKSYSNMLEKLGRFNDAYRLYCEMFQVTKKHANVELCRETCYLMGQVNIKMGKYEKAISAFRLQLECVNDFIEDSIDAGRIHVFISDCYLHLEDIENAIQHLLQYQEIATKLMHHEDENESLKKLSQIHSDNGNYQDALMFSEKRLICTQELTNCDMCEAYRDVATYHSLLENYDTAISYYEQLLKIAREACLVGMEYEAYKGLGTTYSKIKDFEKALHSFSNAAEKANALEDLHRRAESFLKVGDAQQLTGNKEEALKYFLEALETSEQLQSKLLKVQTCGRIGKLHHLLANPAEATSYLCIAATCSEELEDSDEKIKAFCRLGLQLYFEKQFEESEKYFEKVITLIEESDEVKISIMKEDILQFVLASYQMLQKVLILLKKPLEALFVAEKANSINLELLLKRTGVKAHVRIPLYEKFLQRIDNLGTTACFYSIAVGQLYCWLLRPGKGCVKFWKQRIIEKYTDNNLPSLDLDDLVLHSFHDACDTLNGYVAGLRKSLDVQDHAQRLSDRTQSFASNIEIIDRRQHRKSRIGRPVVMSSLMDTSLNYQFRYKTPEKTYYEHKPNKNYNWHLEAPVEEIYKLLVSQTDAYFDELREGGELIENTVDLTLVIPRELSLVPFMLLKGENYEKYFCERYNLSHSPTLFWLLDNRFDRVNVENMEIDDNENIFVFGGHDDHSTEEATSVARIFGSSATLGSSGHTIREEIMARMSRSTVCHLSTDVAWQKPSLVFPYKDITQDFARSDFSDPDIEDLCPDDRVGSPGLNDIFMSVRDISEINFNANLLTFGIAPSGGYSDPICADGLHLLVTSLLMTGCKTILTSLWPIPTNARRYFLQNFYQFYNRGIPAYEACSKAIQLMRNSEDFHHPSNWAGFIIYGQNSKLYRKTQSFTNALHEFLEKPNRDAIKVILHLIEKARQRLSQDRRSSLYVAESSITKKIQSPEVAWRPMLIALGFRFEKAHNSLPDSVFFPGHEYGEALNSSSNTLYAFLGLSRNGLDAIAKLKSAKNLGGQLVNMFQQVLYYFNQDMSNVQVPFQLPLWRTPGCHEFLSSLGFDVMGVGKTEVMLRSGKITMRRPIQCALQAVLDLFELDEEGNEDHMLTSVNKAYSEMYIKSSQGTLGKKTKSETNLHAINGKSSLQRTKSNEILEQKNRFNRSTNDLTRNSIKSDSGNSYLNSDLGLFSSKESKNINENSGGAVRRLRAKTQELIDYEGTPKKKLSIYGLKTDMKSDMKRYGTMEKLDVSDLVMKEDVSDDSDDEWRQPISFYPESLDGMRSPDVFDDEDIEHFSKYFKNGSFSAKRRRSLTRSFSNASRSSATDSLKSNRSNEKLRHVLSDASDTSSFAQNYLTQNKEQLQREHSTSSEESKPSTPRRSRAGSEDDMFKDESTKQKMPPEWRRLHLNTGYFDANSPIKTTTIRESLSIDSGVSSADSGRHTRQTSGGLQDFEILSTGSPKGSPEQTRNGKALESSDESDQTKKKGWFKIFNKKKRHSIGNLLDTEQLDSLSVEKHDSKKRYSDSPLLLSPKQNNERKKNHRKSEGDINYNLKHSVTPPDYGNHLTPNGVEMSLC from the exons ATGTATCAGAATAAGTTGAATTACTACAAGAAAATT catTCCCCCAGGCCTAGAACCCCAAGATCTGCCAATAGACGACGATCGAGGGAACAAACAGAATTTATTcgaacaaaaatacaaaatgcaAACGAAGCATGTCAATCAGGAGAATTCAAAGCAGCTGTGGAACTCTTCACGGAGATCATCGCAATGGAACCTAACAATTCCATTCTCTATTGCAACCGGTCAGCGGCTTATGTGCGCATGAGCGAATATAAACTGGCGCTAAATGATGCTTTGAAAACAATTGAATTGGACCCTGAATGGCATAAG GGTCATTACCGACAAGCTATCGCCCTACAGTATATGGGAAGATACCCTGAAGCCCTAGCATCTTATGCATCGGCGTTAGCACACGATGAAAAATCGCAGCAATTGTTGCAAGCCCTGGTAGAAGCTGCGTTGAAGTCACATATACAAG ctacACTAGAACCGTTATTCGAACAACTGGACAAACTTGAAATAACAGGGAAACCATTCGCAACAGTAGCACTGATTGGTCAAGAATTATTATCTGCCAATGAAATTCAACCTGCTATAACGGTTTTAGAAAGTTCATTGCACTTGGGTACAGATGATTTGTCATTAAAAGACTCTGTGTATTCAGCCCTCAGTAGTGCGTACTGGAAAGTAGGTAATGTAAAAAGAGCCTTGCACTATATGCATCAAGATCTCCTTATTGTTGAAGGACAAAATGACAATGCTGGTACTTGTCGTGTCCATGGCAACCTAGGAAGTACGTACTACTCTCAAAATCAATACACAGAAGCACTTCACCATCACCAGATGCAGCTTGAAGTTGCAAGCAAGATGAAAGATCGAGCAGCAGCTGCACAAGCTTTAACTTCTTTGGGTCACGTGTACGTTTCTATGGGTGAATACGAAAACGCGTTAGCCAGTCATAAACGTTGTGCGTTACTAAGGCAACAAATTAACGACAATTTGTCCGAATCCAGAGAACTGGAAAACGTTGGAACGGTTTACGCTTTGATGGAAGACTTTGAAAATGCAACTCAGTGTCAGGAAGAAAGTTTGCGTGTGGCAAGAACCCTTAAAAATCCTGTTGAAGTTTGTCGAGCTATGGCTACGTTAGGGAGTTTGTATCAAAACAACAGAAAATATGAAAACGCTGTAAAAATATTCCAAGAAATGTTAAATATAGCTCAAGAAATTGCAGACGCTCATATTCAATGCAGAGCTTTGTCTGGTCTTGGAAATGCATTTCGAATGCAAAACAACATTGCAGCTGCTGAGCGTTGTCATGAGCAGCAACTTAAAATTGCAATCGATATTAAAGATCGAACAATGGAAAGTCGCGCTCAGTGCAATCTGGGAGTGACGTACCAGCACAAAGGGGAATACGAGAAAGCATTAGAGTTTCACAAAGCTCATTTAAGTTCGTGTCGTAAACTTGCCGATAAAGAAGGAGAAAGTAGAGCGTACGGTAACATCGGCAATGCTTATCAATCGCTAGGACAATTTGAGCGTGCTATTAAATATCATAAGTTAGGACTTTCTGCAGTAAGAGATTTAAAAGATCAACTTTCTGAAGCTACGTTACATGGTAATCTCGCAGTTGCTTTTCAATCCTTGAAATTGAATGACGAAGCTTTGGAGCATTACAAAGAACATTTAACTATCGCTAAAGATGTAAATGATTTACGATCAGAATGCATCGCAGAAAGCAATTTAG gGAATTTCTTCAGCACTTCAAACAAATTTGAAGACGCAGTGCaccattttgaaaactatttaTCCGTGGCCGAAAAGCTGCAAGATAAACAAGAGATGTGTAAGGCTTCACATAACTTAGCATACGCGTACTATCAACTTCAAAATTATAACGATTCTATTGAATATTACGAACAAAATATATCACTAGCGTACGACCTCGACGATCGAGAATCGCTTCAGATGGCCTACTGTAATTTAGGTTTAGCATACTTAGCTATGAACGACTACGAAAAGGCTGTGCGctgccaaaaattatttttagcttcAGCTAGAGAGAAGAAGAACATTTTAAGTGTATGTAAAGCGCTGGGAAATTTAGGAACAATTTACATAAAAATGGGTGACACTGAAGAaggtttaaatttcttttacgaGCAAGTACAATCTGCTGACAAGAGCAATCTATCGTATCTTCAAGCTGATTGCTATCATCGACTTGCGAAAGTCTTGGAAGACGACCAAAAATACGACGAAGCGATAATAAAATACGAGAGGGAATTATCTTACCGCCGACAGCTTAAGAAAGAGATTATCCCTTTTTGTAATGCTGTTAAATCGTATTCTAACATGTTGGAAAAATTAGGCAGGTTTAACGATGCTTATCGATTATATTGCGAGATGTTTCAAGTAACAAAGAAACACGCTAACGTAGAGTTGTGCCGTGAGACGTGCTATTTGATGGGACAAGTTAACATAAAGATGGGAAAGTACGAAAAAGCTATATCAGCTTTTCGTTTGCAACTGGAATGCGTGAATGATTTTATAGAGGATTCCATAGACGCTGGCCGTATACATGTTTTTATTAGTGATTGCTATCTTCACCTAGAAGATATCGAGAATGCGATTCAACATCTATTGCAGTATCAAGAAATTGCCACCAAACTAATGCACCACGAAGATGAAAACGAATCGTTAAAAAAATTGAGTCAAATTCACAGTGATAATGGAAATTATCAAGACGCTTTAATGTTTTCAGAAAAGCGATTGATATGTACGCAAGAGCTTACAAACTGCGACATGTGTGAAGCGTACAGAGACGTCGCGACGTATCACTCGCTATTGGAAAACTACGACACTGCTATATCGTACTATGAACAATTACTAAAAATAGCACGTGAGGCTTGTTTAGTTGGAATGGAGTATGAAGCGTATAAGGGACTGGGAACTACATATAGCAAAATAAAGGACTTTGAGAAAGCACTTCATTCGTTTTCAAATGCAGCAGAAAAAGCAAACGCACTCGAGGATCTCCACCGGAGAGCTGAATCCTTTTTGAAAGTAGGAGATGCTCAACAGTTGACTGGAAATAAAGAAGAAGCTTTGAAATATTTCTTAGAAGCGCTAGAAACATCAGAACAACTTCAGTCGAAATTGTTAAAAGTACAGACTTGCGGTCGAATTGGAAAGCTACATCATTTGTTAGCGAACCCCGCAGAAGCTACTTCATATCTGTGCATAGCTGCTACGTGTTCGGAAGAGTTAGAGgatagtgatgaaaaaattaaagcattttGTAGGTTAGGGTTGCAGTTATACTTTGAAAAACAATTTGAAGAatcggaaaaatattttgaaaaagtcATCACACTCATTGAGGAATCAGACGAGGTCAAAATTTCTATCATGAAAGAAGACATTCTGCAGTTTGTGTTGGCCTCTTATCAAATGCTTCAGAAAGTTTTAATTCTTTTGAAAAAGCCATTAGAAGCTTTGTTTGTGGCGGAGAAAGCCAACAGTATCAACTTAGAACTCCTATTAAAACGAACTGGTGTAAAAGCTCACGTACGCATCCCGTTGTATGAAAAGTTTTTGCAGCGCATTGACAACTTGGGAACAACTGCGTGTTTTTATTCAATTGCAGTTGGTCAACTATACTGTTGGTTATTACGACCAGGAAAAGGTTGTGTAAAATTCTGGAAGCAACGTATTATTGAGAAATACACAGATAATAACTTACCATCATTGGATTTGGACGATCTTGTATTGCATTCCTTCCACGACGCGTGTGATACCTTGAACGGTTACGTAGCAGGACTACGAAAAAGTTTAGACGTCCAGGACCACGCCCAACGCTTATCAGATAGGACACAAAGCTTTGCATCGAACATCGAAATAATCGATCGAAGACAGCATCGCAAGTCGAGAATTGGACGCCCTGTGGTTATGTCAAGCTTAATGGATACGTCATTGAATTATCAATTTCGTTACAAGACTCCAGAAAAAACGTACTATGAACATAaaccaaataaaaattataactgGCACTTAGAAGCACCTGTGGAGGAGATTTACAAACTTCTTGTTTCACAGACAGATGCGTATTTTGACGAGTTAAGAGAAGGGGGAGAGTTGATAGAAAATACGGTTGATTTAACTTTAGTCATACCACGTGAGCTTTCGTTAGTTCCGTTTATGTTATTAAAAGGTGAAAATTATGAAAAGTATTTTTGTGAAAGATACAACCTATCTCACAGTCCAACTTTGTTTTGGCTACTCGACAATCGCTTTGATCGAGTCAACGTCGAGAACATGGAGATTGATGACAACGAAAATATATTCGTGTTCGGAGGACATGATGATCATTCTACAGAAGAAGCGACAAGTGTTGCACGTATTTTTGGTTCTTCTGCCACACTCGGTAGCAGTGGTCACACAATCAGAGAGGAAATAATGGCTCGCATGTCGCGTAGTACAGTATGTCATCTGTCCACGGACGTAGCATGGCAAAAGCCGTCCCTTGTCTTTCCGTATAAGGATATCACTCAAGATTTTGCACGCAGCGACTTTTCTGATCCAGATATCGAAGATCTTTGTCCTGATGATCGTGTCGGTTCGCCAGGCTTAAATGATATTTTCATGTCAGTGCGAGATATCTCCGAAATCAACTTCAACGCGAACCTTCTTACTTTCGGAATTGCACCCTCTGGGGGATACTCGGATCCGATATGTGCTGACGGTCTACATTTACTAGTGACATCACTACTCATGACAGGTTGTAAGACTATACTCACATCGCTATGGCCCATTCCGACGAATGCTAGAAGGTATTTCTTGCAAAATTTCTACCAGTTCTACAACCGAGGTATTCCAGCTTATGAAGCGTGCAGTAAAGCTATTCAACTGATGCGAAATTCTGAAGATTTTCATCATCCGTCTAACTGGGCAGGATTTATCATCTACGgtcaaaacagcaagctgtatcGCAAAACACAATCGTTCACCAATGCCTTACACGAATTTCTAGAGAAACCAAATAGAGATGCaattaaagttattttacaTTTA ATTGAAAAGGCGCGCCAACGATTATCTCAAGATCGACGTTCATCATTGTATGTTGCAGAATCAAGTATAACAAAGAAGATACAAAGCCCGGAAGTAGCTTGGAGACCAATGTTGATTGCTTTAGGATTTCGATTCGAAAAAGCGCACAATAGTTTACCGGATTCCGTCTTCTTTCCTGGACACGAGTACGGAGAAGCGCTCAATAGCAGCAGTAACACATTATATGCGTTCTTAG gtttaagTCGAAATGGCTTAGATGCAATAGCTAAGTTGAAATCCGCGAAAAATCTCGGCGGGCAACTGGTTAACATG TTCCAACAAGTGTTGTATTACTTCAATCAAGATATGTCGAACGTGCAAGTTCCATTCCAACTGCCACTTTGGAGAACACCCGGGTGTCATGAGTTTTTATCATCATTGGGATTTGACGTTATGGGCGTGGGAAAAACAGAAGTAATGTTGAGGTCTGGAAAAATAACCATGAGAAGACCGATACAATGTGCTCTACAAGCTGTCCTAGATTTATTTG AACTGGATGAAGAAGGCAACGAAGACCATATGTTGACATCAGTCAATAAGGCGTATTCCGAAATGTACATAAAGTCGTCGCAAGGCACGTtgggaaagaaaacaaaatcggAAACCAACCTGCACGCAATCAACGGAAAAAGCTCTCTGCAACGAACAAAATCAAACGAAATCCTTGAACAAAAAAATCGATTTAATAGATCAACTAACGATTTAACAAGGAATTCAATTAAATCAGATAGTGGAAATAGCTATCTCAACTCTGATCTTGGCTTGTTTAGTTCGAAAGAGTCCAAGAATATCAATGAAAATTCCGGTGGAGCAGTGAGGCGATTGCGTGCGAAGACGCAAGAACTTATCGATTACGAAGGTACACCAAAGAAAAAGTTATCGATATATGGGTTAAAAACCGACATGAAATCCGATATGAAACGATACGGCACGATGGAGAAACTTGATGTAAGCGACCTTGTCATGAAAGAAGACGTTAGCGATGATAGCGATGACGAATGGCGCCAACCAATAAGTTTCTATCCTGAAAGTTTAGATGGGATGCGATCACCGGACGTCTTTGATGACGAAGATATTGAACATTTCTCCAAATACTTTAAAAACGGTTCCTTCTCGGCAAAAAGAAGGCGCTCACTCACACGAAGTTTTAGTAACGCTAGTCGAAGTAGTGCAACAGATTCTCTCAAATCAAATCGATCAAACGAAAAACTACGCCATGTTTTATCAGATGCAAGCGATACCAGTTCTTTCGCGCAAAATTACCTCACGCAAAATAAAGAACAGCTTCAGCGAGAACACTCTACTAGTTCAGAAG AATCGAAACCTTCTACGCCAAGAAGATCTCGAGCAGGAAGTGAGGACGACATGTTCAAAGACGAGTCAACAAAACAGAAGATGCCGCCAGAATGGAGACGTCTCCACTTAAATACTGGTTACTTTGATGCAAACAGCCCTATCAAAACCACCACGATCAGGGAATCTCTCAGTATTGATTCAGGTGTGTCGTCGGCAGACAGTGGCCGACACACACGTCAAACGTCAGGAGGACTTCAAGATTTCGAAATTTTATCAACAGGTTCGCCTAAAGGTTCCCCAGAACAAACGAGAAATGGTAAAGCATTGGAAAGCTCAGATGAATCTGATCAAACGAAAAAGAAAGGTTGGTTTAAAATAttcaacaagaaaaaaagacattcgATTGGAAATTTACTTGACACTGAACAGTTAGACAGTCTAAGTGTAGAGAAACATGATTCGAAAAAAAGATATTCAGACTCCCCTCTCTTGCTATCACCGAAACAAAATAACGAACGGAAAAAAAATCATCGTAAGAGCGAAGGCGATATTAACTATAATTTGAAGCATTCCGTCACACCTCCTGATTATGGTAACCACCTGACTCCAAATGGAGTTGAGATGTCTCTGTGTTAA